The proteins below are encoded in one region of Neofelis nebulosa isolate mNeoNeb1 chromosome 17, mNeoNeb1.pri, whole genome shotgun sequence:
- the TNNT1 gene encoding troponin T, slow skeletal muscle isoform X1 translates to MSDTEEQEYEEEQPEEEAAEEEEEAAEEPEPVAEREEERPKPRPVVPPLIPPKIPEGERVDFDDIHRKRMEKDLLELQTLIDVHFEQRKKEEEELIALKERIERRRAERAEQQRFRTEKERERQAKLAEEKMRKEEEEAKKRAEDDAKKKKVLSNMGAHFGGYLVKAEQKRGKRQTGREMKLRILSERKKPLNIDHMGEDQLREKAQELSDWIHQLESEKFDLMAKLKQQKYEINVLYNRISHAQKFRKGAGKGRVGGRWK, encoded by the exons ATGTCTGACACCGAGGAGCAGGAATATGAGGA GGAGCAGCCCGAAG AGGAGGctgcggaggaggaggagga agccgCCGAGGAGCCGGAGCCGGTGGCAGAGCGAG AAGAGGAGCGGCCCAAACCAAG GCCTGTGGTCCCTCCTCTGATTCCCCCGAAGATCCCAGAAGGGGAACGTGTGGACTTCGAT GACATCCACCGGAAGCGCATGGAGAAGGATCTGCTGGAGCTGCAGACGCTCATTGACGTGCATTTTGAGCAgcggaagaaggaggaagaggagctcATAGCGCTGAAAGAGCGCATT gaGCGGCGCcgggcagagagagcagaacaACAGCGCTTCAGAACCGAGAAGGAGCGCGAGCGTCAGGCTAAGCTGGCG GAGGAGAAAATgcggaaggaggaagaagaggccaAGAAGCGGGCTGAGGATGATGCCAAAAAGAAGAAGGTTCTATCCAACATGGGAGCCCATTTTGGGGGTTACCTGGTCAAG GCAGAACAAAAGCGTGGTAAGCGCCAGACAGGCCGAGAGATGAAACTACGCATCCTGTCTGAGCGTAAAAAGCCTCTGAACATCGACCACATGGGAGAAGACCAACTCCG GGAGAAGGCCCAGGAGCTGTCGGACTGGATCCACCAGCTGGAGTCCGAGAAGTTTGACCTTATGGCGAAGCTGAAGCAGCAGAAGTATGAG ATCAATGTGCTGTACAACCGCATCAGCCACGCCCAGAAGTT ccggaagggggcagggaagggccgCGTTGGAGGCCGCTGGAAGTGA
- the TNNT1 gene encoding troponin T, slow skeletal muscle isoform X3, with translation MSDTEEQEYEEEQPEEEAAEEEEEEEERPKPRPVVPPLIPPKIPEGERVDFDDIHRKRMEKDLLELQTLIDVHFEQRKKEEEELIALKERIERRRAERAEQQRFRTEKERERQAKLAEEKMRKEEEEAKKRAEDDAKKKKVLSNMGAHFGGYLVKAEQKRGKRQTGREMKLRILSERKKPLNIDHMGEDQLREKAQELSDWIHQLESEKFDLMAKLKQQKYEINVLYNRISHAQKFRKGAGKGRVGGRWK, from the exons ATGTCTGACACCGAGGAGCAGGAATATGAGGA GGAGCAGCCCGAAG AGGAGGctgcggaggaggaggaggaggaag AGGAGCGGCCCAAACCAAG GCCTGTGGTCCCTCCTCTGATTCCCCCGAAGATCCCAGAAGGGGAACGTGTGGACTTCGAT GACATCCACCGGAAGCGCATGGAGAAGGATCTGCTGGAGCTGCAGACGCTCATTGACGTGCATTTTGAGCAgcggaagaaggaggaagaggagctcATAGCGCTGAAAGAGCGCATT gaGCGGCGCcgggcagagagagcagaacaACAGCGCTTCAGAACCGAGAAGGAGCGCGAGCGTCAGGCTAAGCTGGCG GAGGAGAAAATgcggaaggaggaagaagaggccaAGAAGCGGGCTGAGGATGATGCCAAAAAGAAGAAGGTTCTATCCAACATGGGAGCCCATTTTGGGGGTTACCTGGTCAAG GCAGAACAAAAGCGTGGTAAGCGCCAGACAGGCCGAGAGATGAAACTACGCATCCTGTCTGAGCGTAAAAAGCCTCTGAACATCGACCACATGGGAGAAGACCAACTCCG GGAGAAGGCCCAGGAGCTGTCGGACTGGATCCACCAGCTGGAGTCCGAGAAGTTTGACCTTATGGCGAAGCTGAAGCAGCAGAAGTATGAG ATCAATGTGCTGTACAACCGCATCAGCCACGCCCAGAAGTT ccggaagggggcagggaagggccgCGTTGGAGGCCGCTGGAAGTGA
- the TNNI3 gene encoding troponin I, cardiac muscle isoform X2, translated as MADNDDAAGCPPPAPAPVRRRSSANYRAYATEPHAKKKSKISASRKLQLKTLMLQIAKQELEREAEERRGEKGRALSTRCQPLELAGLGFAELQDLCRQLHARVDKVDEERYDVEAKVTKNITEIADLTQKIFDLRGKFKRPTLRRVRISADAMMQALLGTRAKESLDLRAHLKQVKKEDTEKENREVGDWRKNIDALSGMEGRKKKFEG; from the exons ATGGCGGACAA CGACGATGCG GCGGGCTGCCCGCCTCCCGCGCCGGCCCCGGTCCGACGCCGGTCCTCCGCTAACTACCGTGCGTACGCCACGGAGCCGCACGCCAAG AAAAAGTCCAAGATTTCCGCCTCGAGGAAACTGCAGCTGAAG ACCCTGATGCTGCAGATCGCGAAGCAGGAGCTTGAGCGGGAGGCGGAGGAGCGGCGCGGAGAGAAGGGGCGCGCTTTGAGCACGCGGTGCCAGCCTCTGGAGTTGGCCGGGCTGGGCTTCGCGGAGCTGCAG GACTTGTGCCGACAACTCCACGCCCGCGTGGACAAAGTGGATGAAGAGAGATACGACGTGGAGGCAAAAGTCACCAAGAACATCACGGAG ATAGCAGATCTGACCCAGAAGATCTTTGACCTTCGGGGCAAGTTTAAGCGGCCCACCCTGCGGAGGGTGAGGATCTCTGCGGATGCCATGATGCAGGCACTGCTGGGCACTAGGGCTAAGGAGTCCTTAGACCTGCGGGCCCACCTCAAGCAGGTGAAGAAGGAGGACACAGAGAAG GAAAACCGGGAGGTGGGAGACTGGCGGAAAAACATCGACGCGCTGAGTGGCATGGAGGGCCGCAAGAAAAAGTTTGAGGGCTGA
- the DNAAF3 gene encoding dynein axonemal assembly factor 3 isoform X2: MTTPAGSGTGFGSVSWWGLSPALDLQAESPPVDPDLREDTEHTTPELDVLLVGSVDGRHLLRTLARAALWPRRRLHFYVLENNLEAVARHMLIFSLALEEPEKMGLQERSETFLEVWGNALLRPQVAAFVRAQADRLARLVPEPHRLAEQLPWLSLSALKFRERDALEAVFRFWAGGEKGPEVFPMSRLWDSRLRHYLGSRYDARRGVSDWDLHMKLHDRGARVIHTREFRRWRDTGVAFELRDSSAYHVPNRTLASGRLLSYHGERVATRGYWGDIATGPFMAFGIEADDESLLRTSNGQPVKTASEITQHNVTELFREVAAWRRPTANHGTPEQVHGEGPGSPERAAPSPEFTVHFLPLGSAQTLHHKSCYEGRFQLLYVACGMVHLLSPDLGACVAPGGHLIVELARYLVDLRQEQLQGFSARVGELAQAAGFTPQNQDRPSETFARFYKSGDSACLRSHAAVQSTTPPPGALVPPSVQSATPPPGALAPPSVQSTTPPPVQSATPPPDALVPPLEARNPPPEGLTQPSEGKTPPSERLKLPSESRASLSEVQAPPTGSQTPKPESLPRLPDTQPPISDL, translated from the exons ATGACCACACCGGCAGGCTCTGGCACAGGCTTCGGCTCCGTGTCCTGGTGGGGCTTGTCCCCAGCGCTGGACCTGCAGGCTGAGA GTCCTCCTGTGGACCCAGATTTGCGGGAGGATACAGAGCACACGACGCCCGAGCTAGATGTACTGCTGGTGGGATCCGTGGATGGGCGGCACCTGCTTCGGACTCTGGCCCGTGCAGCTCTCTGGCCTCGCAGGAGGTTACAT TTCTATGTGCTTGAGAATAATCTGGAAGCTGTGGCCCGACACATGCTGATCTTCAGCCTAGCCTTGGAGGAACCTGAGAAGATGGGGCTGCAAG AGAGGAGCGAGACCTTCCTGGAGGTGTGGGGGAACGCGTTGCTGCGCCCCCAGGTGGCCGCCTTCGTGCGCGCGCAGGCCGACCGCCTGGCGCGCCTGGTCCCGGAGCCCCACCGCCTGGCGGAGCAGCTGCCCTGGCTCAGCCTGAGCGCCCTCAAG TTCCGCGAGCGCGACGCGCTGGAGGCTGTGTTCCGCTTCTGGGCCGGCGGGGAGAAGGGTCCTGAGGTCTTCCCCATGAGCCGCCTCTGGGACTCCAGGCTGCGTCACTACCTGGGCTCCCGTTACGACGCCCGGCGCGGTGTCAGCGACTGGGATTTGCACATGAAGCTGCACGACCGCGGG GCCCGAGTCATCCACACTCGCGAGTTCCGGCGTTGGAGGGACACAGGCGTCGCCTTTGAACTCAGAGACTCCAGCGCCTACCACGTGCCCAACCGGACCCTTGCGTCTGGCCGCCTCCTGAGCTAT CACGGGGAGCGTGTCGCTACTCGCGGGTACTGGGGGGACATTGCCACGGGACCATTCATGGCCTTTGGCATCGAAGCGGACGATGAGAGCCTCCTGCGGACCAGCAACGGACAGCCAGTCAAG ACCGCGAGTGAGATCACCCAGCACAACGTGACGGAGCTGTTCCGAGAGGTGGCCGCCTGGAGGCGCCCGACAGCCAACCACGGAACCCCTGAGCAGGTGCACGGCGAGGGCCCTGGAAGCCCGGAGCGCG CTGCCCCTTCCCCGGAATTCACCGTTCACTTCCTGCCTCTCGGCTCTGCCCAAACCCTTCACCACAAGAGCTGCTACGAGGGACGGTTCCAGCTTCTCTACGTGGCCTGTGG gATGGTGCATCTTCTCAGCCCTGACCTCGGGGCTTGCGTGGCTCCCGGAGGACACCTGATCGTGGAATTAGCCCG GTACCTGGTAGACCTGCGGCAAGAGCAGCTGCAGGGGTTTTCCGCCCGGGTCGGGGAGCTAGCTCAGGCGGCTGGATTCACCCCGCAGAACCAGGACAGGCCCTCTGAGACCTTCGCACGCTTCTACAAGTCCGGGGACTCTGCTTGCCTCCGCAGCCACGCCGCTGTGCAATCCACGACTCCGCCCCCTGGCGCCCTGGTCCCGCCCTCTGTACAATCCGCGACTCCGCCCCCTGGCGCCCTGGCCCCGCCCTCTGTACAATCCACGACTCCGCCCCCTGTACAATCCGCGACTCCGCCCCCTGACGCCCTGGTCCCGCCCCTTGAGGCAAGGAACCCGCCCCCGGAGGGCCTGACCCAGCCTTCGGAAGGCAAGACCCCACCCTCTGAGCGCCTCAAACTACCCTCAGAGTCTCGGGCTTCACTCTCAGAGGTTCAGGCTCCGCCCACAGGGAGTCAGACCCCAAAACCAGAGAGTCTGCCCCGACTGCCAGATACCCAGCCCCCCATCTCTGACCTCTAG
- the TNNI3 gene encoding troponin I, cardiac muscle isoform X1: MADNSDDAAGCPPPAPAPVRRRSSANYRAYATEPHAKKKSKISASRKLQLKTLMLQIAKQELEREAEERRGEKGRALSTRCQPLELAGLGFAELQDLCRQLHARVDKVDEERYDVEAKVTKNITEIADLTQKIFDLRGKFKRPTLRRVRISADAMMQALLGTRAKESLDLRAHLKQVKKEDTEKENREVGDWRKNIDALSGMEGRKKKFEG; encoded by the exons ATGGCGGACAA CAGCGACGATGCG GCGGGCTGCCCGCCTCCCGCGCCGGCCCCGGTCCGACGCCGGTCCTCCGCTAACTACCGTGCGTACGCCACGGAGCCGCACGCCAAG AAAAAGTCCAAGATTTCCGCCTCGAGGAAACTGCAGCTGAAG ACCCTGATGCTGCAGATCGCGAAGCAGGAGCTTGAGCGGGAGGCGGAGGAGCGGCGCGGAGAGAAGGGGCGCGCTTTGAGCACGCGGTGCCAGCCTCTGGAGTTGGCCGGGCTGGGCTTCGCGGAGCTGCAG GACTTGTGCCGACAACTCCACGCCCGCGTGGACAAAGTGGATGAAGAGAGATACGACGTGGAGGCAAAAGTCACCAAGAACATCACGGAG ATAGCAGATCTGACCCAGAAGATCTTTGACCTTCGGGGCAAGTTTAAGCGGCCCACCCTGCGGAGGGTGAGGATCTCTGCGGATGCCATGATGCAGGCACTGCTGGGCACTAGGGCTAAGGAGTCCTTAGACCTGCGGGCCCACCTCAAGCAGGTGAAGAAGGAGGACACAGAGAAG GAAAACCGGGAGGTGGGAGACTGGCGGAAAAACATCGACGCGCTGAGTGGCATGGAGGGCCGCAAGAAAAAGTTTGAGGGCTGA
- the DNAAF3 gene encoding dynein axonemal assembly factor 3 isoform X3, with protein MLIFSLALEEPEKMGLQERSETFLEVWGNALLRPQVAAFVRAQADRLARLVPEPHRLAEQLPWLSLSALKFRERDALEAVFRFWAGGEKGPEVFPMSRLWDSRLRHYLGSRYDARRGVSDWDLHMKLHDRGARVIHTREFRRWRDTGVAFELRDSSAYHVPNRTLASGRLLSYHGERVATRGYWGDIATGPFMAFGIEADDESLLRTSNGQPVKTASEITQHNVTELFREVAAWRRPTANHGTPEQVHGEGPGSPERAAPSPEFTVHFLPLGSAQTLHHKSCYEGRFQLLYVACGMVHLLSPDLGACVAPGGHLIVELARYLVDLRQEQLQGFSARVGELAQAAGFTPQNQDRPSETFARFYKSGDSACLRSHAAVQSTTPPPGALVPPSVQSATPPPGALAPPSVQSTTPPPVQSATPPPDALVPPLEARNPPPEGLTQPSEGKTPPSERLKLPSESRASLSEVQAPPTGSQTPKPESLPRLPDTQPPISDL; from the exons ATGCTGATCTTCAGCCTAGCCTTGGAGGAACCTGAGAAGATGGGGCTGCAAG AGAGGAGCGAGACCTTCCTGGAGGTGTGGGGGAACGCGTTGCTGCGCCCCCAGGTGGCCGCCTTCGTGCGCGCGCAGGCCGACCGCCTGGCGCGCCTGGTCCCGGAGCCCCACCGCCTGGCGGAGCAGCTGCCCTGGCTCAGCCTGAGCGCCCTCAAG TTCCGCGAGCGCGACGCGCTGGAGGCTGTGTTCCGCTTCTGGGCCGGCGGGGAGAAGGGTCCTGAGGTCTTCCCCATGAGCCGCCTCTGGGACTCCAGGCTGCGTCACTACCTGGGCTCCCGTTACGACGCCCGGCGCGGTGTCAGCGACTGGGATTTGCACATGAAGCTGCACGACCGCGGG GCCCGAGTCATCCACACTCGCGAGTTCCGGCGTTGGAGGGACACAGGCGTCGCCTTTGAACTCAGAGACTCCAGCGCCTACCACGTGCCCAACCGGACCCTTGCGTCTGGCCGCCTCCTGAGCTAT CACGGGGAGCGTGTCGCTACTCGCGGGTACTGGGGGGACATTGCCACGGGACCATTCATGGCCTTTGGCATCGAAGCGGACGATGAGAGCCTCCTGCGGACCAGCAACGGACAGCCAGTCAAG ACCGCGAGTGAGATCACCCAGCACAACGTGACGGAGCTGTTCCGAGAGGTGGCCGCCTGGAGGCGCCCGACAGCCAACCACGGAACCCCTGAGCAGGTGCACGGCGAGGGCCCTGGAAGCCCGGAGCGCG CTGCCCCTTCCCCGGAATTCACCGTTCACTTCCTGCCTCTCGGCTCTGCCCAAACCCTTCACCACAAGAGCTGCTACGAGGGACGGTTCCAGCTTCTCTACGTGGCCTGTGG gATGGTGCATCTTCTCAGCCCTGACCTCGGGGCTTGCGTGGCTCCCGGAGGACACCTGATCGTGGAATTAGCCCG GTACCTGGTAGACCTGCGGCAAGAGCAGCTGCAGGGGTTTTCCGCCCGGGTCGGGGAGCTAGCTCAGGCGGCTGGATTCACCCCGCAGAACCAGGACAGGCCCTCTGAGACCTTCGCACGCTTCTACAAGTCCGGGGACTCTGCTTGCCTCCGCAGCCACGCCGCTGTGCAATCCACGACTCCGCCCCCTGGCGCCCTGGTCCCGCCCTCTGTACAATCCGCGACTCCGCCCCCTGGCGCCCTGGCCCCGCCCTCTGTACAATCCACGACTCCGCCCCCTGTACAATCCGCGACTCCGCCCCCTGACGCCCTGGTCCCGCCCCTTGAGGCAAGGAACCCGCCCCCGGAGGGCCTGACCCAGCCTTCGGAAGGCAAGACCCCACCCTCTGAGCGCCTCAAACTACCCTCAGAGTCTCGGGCTTCACTCTCAGAGGTTCAGGCTCCGCCCACAGGGAGTCAGACCCCAAAACCAGAGAGTCTGCCCCGACTGCCAGATACCCAGCCCCCCATCTCTGACCTCTAG
- the DNAAF3 gene encoding dynein axonemal assembly factor 3 isoform X1, with translation MTTPAGSGTGFGSVSWWGLSPALDLQAESPPVDPDLREDTEHTTPELDVLLVGSVDGRHLLRTLARAALWPRRRLHVSRDCGVGGERRMKFYVLENNLEAVARHMLIFSLALEEPEKMGLQERSETFLEVWGNALLRPQVAAFVRAQADRLARLVPEPHRLAEQLPWLSLSALKFRERDALEAVFRFWAGGEKGPEVFPMSRLWDSRLRHYLGSRYDARRGVSDWDLHMKLHDRGARVIHTREFRRWRDTGVAFELRDSSAYHVPNRTLASGRLLSYHGERVATRGYWGDIATGPFMAFGIEADDESLLRTSNGQPVKTASEITQHNVTELFREVAAWRRPTANHGTPEQVHGEGPGSPERAAPSPEFTVHFLPLGSAQTLHHKSCYEGRFQLLYVACGMVHLLSPDLGACVAPGGHLIVELARYLVDLRQEQLQGFSARVGELAQAAGFTPQNQDRPSETFARFYKSGDSACLRSHAAVQSTTPPPGALVPPSVQSATPPPGALAPPSVQSTTPPPVQSATPPPDALVPPLEARNPPPEGLTQPSEGKTPPSERLKLPSESRASLSEVQAPPTGSQTPKPESLPRLPDTQPPISDL, from the exons ATGACCACACCGGCAGGCTCTGGCACAGGCTTCGGCTCCGTGTCCTGGTGGGGCTTGTCCCCAGCGCTGGACCTGCAGGCTGAGA GTCCTCCTGTGGACCCAGATTTGCGGGAGGATACAGAGCACACGACGCCCGAGCTAGATGTACTGCTGGTGGGATCCGTGGATGGGCGGCACCTGCTTCGGACTCTGGCCCGTGCAGCTCTCTGGCCTCGCAGGAGGTTACATGTGAGCCGGGATTGTGGGGTGGGTGGCGAGAGGAGAATGAAG TTCTATGTGCTTGAGAATAATCTGGAAGCTGTGGCCCGACACATGCTGATCTTCAGCCTAGCCTTGGAGGAACCTGAGAAGATGGGGCTGCAAG AGAGGAGCGAGACCTTCCTGGAGGTGTGGGGGAACGCGTTGCTGCGCCCCCAGGTGGCCGCCTTCGTGCGCGCGCAGGCCGACCGCCTGGCGCGCCTGGTCCCGGAGCCCCACCGCCTGGCGGAGCAGCTGCCCTGGCTCAGCCTGAGCGCCCTCAAG TTCCGCGAGCGCGACGCGCTGGAGGCTGTGTTCCGCTTCTGGGCCGGCGGGGAGAAGGGTCCTGAGGTCTTCCCCATGAGCCGCCTCTGGGACTCCAGGCTGCGTCACTACCTGGGCTCCCGTTACGACGCCCGGCGCGGTGTCAGCGACTGGGATTTGCACATGAAGCTGCACGACCGCGGG GCCCGAGTCATCCACACTCGCGAGTTCCGGCGTTGGAGGGACACAGGCGTCGCCTTTGAACTCAGAGACTCCAGCGCCTACCACGTGCCCAACCGGACCCTTGCGTCTGGCCGCCTCCTGAGCTAT CACGGGGAGCGTGTCGCTACTCGCGGGTACTGGGGGGACATTGCCACGGGACCATTCATGGCCTTTGGCATCGAAGCGGACGATGAGAGCCTCCTGCGGACCAGCAACGGACAGCCAGTCAAG ACCGCGAGTGAGATCACCCAGCACAACGTGACGGAGCTGTTCCGAGAGGTGGCCGCCTGGAGGCGCCCGACAGCCAACCACGGAACCCCTGAGCAGGTGCACGGCGAGGGCCCTGGAAGCCCGGAGCGCG CTGCCCCTTCCCCGGAATTCACCGTTCACTTCCTGCCTCTCGGCTCTGCCCAAACCCTTCACCACAAGAGCTGCTACGAGGGACGGTTCCAGCTTCTCTACGTGGCCTGTGG gATGGTGCATCTTCTCAGCCCTGACCTCGGGGCTTGCGTGGCTCCCGGAGGACACCTGATCGTGGAATTAGCCCG GTACCTGGTAGACCTGCGGCAAGAGCAGCTGCAGGGGTTTTCCGCCCGGGTCGGGGAGCTAGCTCAGGCGGCTGGATTCACCCCGCAGAACCAGGACAGGCCCTCTGAGACCTTCGCACGCTTCTACAAGTCCGGGGACTCTGCTTGCCTCCGCAGCCACGCCGCTGTGCAATCCACGACTCCGCCCCCTGGCGCCCTGGTCCCGCCCTCTGTACAATCCGCGACTCCGCCCCCTGGCGCCCTGGCCCCGCCCTCTGTACAATCCACGACTCCGCCCCCTGTACAATCCGCGACTCCGCCCCCTGACGCCCTGGTCCCGCCCCTTGAGGCAAGGAACCCGCCCCCGGAGGGCCTGACCCAGCCTTCGGAAGGCAAGACCCCACCCTCTGAGCGCCTCAAACTACCCTCAGAGTCTCGGGCTTCACTCTCAGAGGTTCAGGCTCCGCCCACAGGGAGTCAGACCCCAAAACCAGAGAGTCTGCCCCGACTGCCAGATACCCAGCCCCCCATCTCTGACCTCTAG
- the TNNT1 gene encoding troponin T, slow skeletal muscle isoform X2 has translation MSDTEEQEYEEEQPEEEAAEEEEEEEEERPKPRPVVPPLIPPKIPEGERVDFDDIHRKRMEKDLLELQTLIDVHFEQRKKEEEELIALKERIERRRAERAEQQRFRTEKERERQAKLAEEKMRKEEEEAKKRAEDDAKKKKVLSNMGAHFGGYLVKAEQKRGKRQTGREMKLRILSERKKPLNIDHMGEDQLREKAQELSDWIHQLESEKFDLMAKLKQQKYEINVLYNRISHAQKFRKGAGKGRVGGRWK, from the exons ATGTCTGACACCGAGGAGCAGGAATATGAGGA GGAGCAGCCCGAAG AGGAGGctgcggaggaggaggaggaggaag AAGAGGAGCGGCCCAAACCAAG GCCTGTGGTCCCTCCTCTGATTCCCCCGAAGATCCCAGAAGGGGAACGTGTGGACTTCGAT GACATCCACCGGAAGCGCATGGAGAAGGATCTGCTGGAGCTGCAGACGCTCATTGACGTGCATTTTGAGCAgcggaagaaggaggaagaggagctcATAGCGCTGAAAGAGCGCATT gaGCGGCGCcgggcagagagagcagaacaACAGCGCTTCAGAACCGAGAAGGAGCGCGAGCGTCAGGCTAAGCTGGCG GAGGAGAAAATgcggaaggaggaagaagaggccaAGAAGCGGGCTGAGGATGATGCCAAAAAGAAGAAGGTTCTATCCAACATGGGAGCCCATTTTGGGGGTTACCTGGTCAAG GCAGAACAAAAGCGTGGTAAGCGCCAGACAGGCCGAGAGATGAAACTACGCATCCTGTCTGAGCGTAAAAAGCCTCTGAACATCGACCACATGGGAGAAGACCAACTCCG GGAGAAGGCCCAGGAGCTGTCGGACTGGATCCACCAGCTGGAGTCCGAGAAGTTTGACCTTATGGCGAAGCTGAAGCAGCAGAAGTATGAG ATCAATGTGCTGTACAACCGCATCAGCCACGCCCAGAAGTT ccggaagggggcagggaagggccgCGTTGGAGGCCGCTGGAAGTGA